Proteins from a genomic interval of Actinoalloteichus hymeniacidonis:
- a CDS encoding glutamate ABC transporter substrate-binding protein: MKIRNLAVTLLVGGLALTACGREGGPGDGGNEPVEQDVATDVVLEGSPTFDAMQERGTVNIGVKEDQPGLGLLDPTTGEYSGFDVEIARLIAAELGFDPNEDIEYQAIPSASREQAIANGQVDYYVGTYTINDGRKEQIDFAGPYYQAGQDLLIRQEDAEEITGPDTLMGKVVCSATGSTPIQRVRDEGLTEEDNIREFQLYSECVEQLRIGEVDAVTTDDAILLGYAAENSDELTVVGEQFSEEPYGIGLPLDDEVLRNAINDILDESRENGKWQEIYDATLGQSGSTAEQPEVERY, encoded by the coding sequence ATGAAGATCCGCAACCTTGCGGTGACTCTCCTCGTCGGCGGGCTGGCGTTGACCGCCTGTGGGCGCGAAGGCGGACCTGGCGATGGCGGCAACGAGCCCGTCGAGCAGGATGTCGCCACCGACGTCGTGCTGGAGGGCTCCCCGACCTTCGACGCCATGCAGGAGCGCGGCACCGTGAACATCGGTGTCAAGGAGGACCAGCCCGGACTGGGGCTGTTGGACCCCACGACCGGCGAATACTCCGGTTTCGACGTCGAGATCGCACGGCTGATCGCCGCCGAGCTGGGCTTCGACCCCAACGAGGACATCGAGTACCAGGCGATTCCCTCGGCATCGCGCGAGCAGGCCATCGCCAACGGCCAGGTCGACTACTACGTCGGCACCTACACGATCAACGACGGCCGCAAGGAGCAGATCGACTTCGCGGGCCCGTACTACCAGGCCGGTCAGGACCTGCTGATCCGCCAGGAGGACGCCGAGGAGATCACCGGGCCCGACACCCTGATGGGCAAGGTCGTCTGCTCGGCCACCGGTTCCACCCCGATCCAGCGGGTCCGGGACGAGGGTCTGACCGAGGAAGACAACATCCGCGAGTTCCAGCTGTACTCCGAGTGCGTGGAGCAGCTGCGCATCGGAGAGGTCGACGCGGTCACCACCGACGACGCGATCCTGCTCGGCTACGCCGCGGAGAACAGCGACGAGCTGACGGTCGTCGGGGAGCAGTTCTCCGAGGAGCCCTACGGCATCGGCCTGCCGCTCGATGACGAGGTCCTGCGCAACGCGATCAACGACATCCTCGACGAGTCGCGGGAGAACGGGAAGTGGCAGGAGATCTACGACGCCACTCTCGGTCAGTCTGGTTCGACCGCCGAACAGCCCGAGGTCGAGCGGTACTGA
- a CDS encoding amino acid ABC transporter permease: MNELQQLWSVFADNSDAYLRGFGNTLRLFAAAAIGSVVLGALLAMLRVSPVPVFRAMGTLYVTVVRNTPLTLVFVFFVFAYPYLELNSFAPFTAAVIALTLYTAAFVCEVFRSGINTVPVGQAEASRALGLTFTQSLGEVILPQAVRSVFPPLVSVLIALLKNTTIAAGFSVAEAGALRSILSERGYDVFYGLLWVLVFFVLLVIPLTLLQRSLEKRWSVAR; this comes from the coding sequence ATGAACGAACTCCAGCAACTCTGGTCGGTCTTCGCCGATAACTCCGACGCGTATCTGCGCGGATTCGGCAATACGCTGCGGCTCTTCGCCGCCGCCGCGATCGGCTCCGTCGTGCTCGGAGCACTATTGGCGATGCTCCGAGTCAGCCCGGTACCGGTGTTCCGGGCCATGGGCACCCTGTACGTGACGGTGGTGCGTAACACCCCGCTGACGCTGGTGTTCGTGTTCTTCGTCTTCGCCTACCCCTACCTGGAACTGAACAGCTTCGCGCCCTTCACCGCAGCGGTGATCGCGTTGACGCTCTACACCGCCGCATTCGTCTGCGAGGTGTTCCGCTCCGGAATCAACACGGTGCCGGTCGGGCAGGCTGAGGCATCCCGGGCGTTGGGGCTCACCTTCACGCAAAGCCTGGGCGAGGTGATCCTTCCGCAGGCCGTGCGATCGGTGTTCCCGCCGCTGGTCAGCGTGCTGATCGCTTTGCTGAAGAACACCACGATCGCCGCAGGGTTCTCCGTTGCCGAGGCCGGTGCCCTGCGCAGCATCCTTTCTGAACGCGGATACGACGTCTTCTACGGGCTCCTCTGGGTCCTGGTGTTCTTCGTTCTGCTGGTTATTCCGCTGACGCTGCTACAGCGCAGCCTGGAGAAGCGTTGGAGTGTGGCCCGATGA